The window TCCCCGAAGACAAGTACACGCTGGTTCGCGACGCCGAGAAGCAGGTCATCAACGTTCAGCAACAGTACCTCGACGGCGCCATTACCAACGGCGAACGCTACAACAAGGTGATCGAAATCTGGTCAGCCATCACGGAAAAAGTTGCCGACGAGATGTTCGACGTCCTCAAGCAGCAGGACAAGGCCGGCGCGATCAATCCGATCTACGTCATGGCCGACTCCGGCGCTCGCGGCTCGAAGCAGCAGATTCGTCAGCTCTCGGGAATGCGCGGCTTGATGGCAAAGCCTTCGGGGGAAATTATCGAGACGCCAATTACGGCGAACTTCCGCGAAGGTCTTAACGTGCTGCAGTACTTCATCTCCACGCACGGTGCGCGTAAAGGACTGGCCGACACCGCTCTCAAGACCGCGGACTCGGGCTATCTCACTCGCCGCCTCGTTGACGTGGCGCAGGACGTGATCGTCTCCGAGCAAGACTGCGGAACGCTCGATGGCATCTACGTCGGTTCCATTGTGGAATCAGGCGAGATCATCGAGCCGATGCGCGACCGCATTGTGGGCCGCGTTTCTCTCGAGAAGATCAAAGACTACGAAGGCAACGTGATCGTGGACGTAAACGGCGAGATCACCGAAGAGCTTGCCGGCGCGATTCAGGCCGCGGGCATCGAGCGCGTAAAGATTCGCTCTGTGCTCACCTGCGAATCGAAGCGCGGCGTTTGCATCATGTGCTACGGACGCAACCTCGCCTCCGGCCGTCTGGTCGAGCTTGGCGAAGCCGTAGGCGTGATCGCGGCGCAGTCGATCGGCGAGCCCGGCACGCAGCTAACGATGCGCACCTTCCACATCGGCGGTACGGCATCGCGAGTCTCCGAGCAGTCGCGCCTCGAAGCCAAGAACGTCGGCGCGGTGCGCTTCATCAATCTGCAGACCGTTAAGTCGAAATCGGGCGATTTGGTGGTCATGAATCGTGCCGGGTCGATCGCAGTCGTGGACGATCGTGGACGCGAAAAAGAACGCTACTCAGTCGTGTACGGCGCGAAGCTGAAAGTCGGCGACGGCGATCATGTGCAGCTTGGACAGGTGCTGGTCGAGTGGGATCCGTACACCTTCGCGATCCTCACCGAAATCGGCGGCACCGTGCAGTTCAAGGACCTGCAGGAAGGCGTCACGCTGCACGAAGAAGTGGACGAGGTCACCGGACTCTCGCGCCATGTCGTGGGCGAGTCGCCCGACGAGAAGCGTCAGCCGGCGATCGCGATCAAGGGCGGCAAAACAACTCGGCGCTACCTCATGCCGAGCCGCGCGCACCTTATGGTGCAGGACGGCGACGAGGTCTTCCCGGGCGACGTGCTGGCCAAGATCCCTCGAGAAACGACGAAAACGAAAGACATCACCGGTGGCCTGCCGCGCGTGGTCGAACTCTTCGAGGCACGCAAGCCGCGCGAGACTGCGATCATCAGCGAAATCGATGGCGTGGTGAAGTTCGGCGAGGTCTTAAAAGGGCAGCGCAAGATCTACGTTACCGCCGACAACGGTACCGAAAAGGAATACTCGGTTCCGCGCGGCGTCCACGTCAACGTGCAGGAAGGCGAGCGCATGAAGGCCGGCGAGCCTCTCATGGATGGCCCGCTCAACCCGCACGACATCCTCGCTGTGCTCGGAGAGAAAGAGCTGCAGGGATACCTGGTGAACGAAATCCAGGAAGTCTATCGCCTGCAGGGCGTGAACATCTCCGACAAGCACATCGAGACAATCGTTCGCCAGATGATGCGCTGGGTGAAAGTCGAAGACGTGGGAGACACTTCGTTCCTGCTCGAACAGCAGATCGATAAGTTCCGCTTCCGCGAAGAGAACGAGCGCGTGATTGCCAACGGAGGCCGCCCGGCAACGGGACGTCCGCTGCTGCTCGGCATCACGAAGGCATCGCTCTCGACCGACTCATTCATCTCGGCGGCGTCGTTCCAGGAGACCACGCGCGTGCTCACCGAAGCGTCCATCCAGGGCGCAGTCGATCACCTGCGCGGACTCAAAGAGAACGTCATCGTCGGACGCCTCATCCCGGCCGGCACCGGCATGGAATACTACCGCAACGTTCGCTTAAGTCCCGAGTTGGAACAGGCGGCCGCCAAGGTGCAGGAAGAAGTCTCCCAAGCCTACGCCGAAGCCGAACGCGCACTGGAAATCATGCGCCAGGAAGGCGAAGCAGAAGAACTGGCAGCGGAGTAAGCTGCTGGCTTCTAGCGACTAGCTACTAGCAAAAGCAAAAAGCGCGGAGCCAATGCTCCGCGCTTTTTTTCAGTTTTGAATTTATCGCTGTGAGAACCCAAAAAACCTGACGCGGATTTCGCGGATGGGACGCGGATAAACGCGGAGGAGTTACGAAGCAAGCCAGTCGATTGGATTACGACCCACAATCCCGAAAATCCGCGGCGATCCGCGGGCGAAGCATCCGCGCAATCCGCGTCGTGTTTTCGTTTTGCTTTTCCTGAGCCAGAGCAGGAACGAAGTGCATCTGAACACCTGTGCCCGCGCTCTCCGATCAGCCCAAAGAAAAAACTCTGGCTTTCATGCTGCGGGCGCTGCGCCACCGCAACTACCGTCTCTTTTTTGGCGGACAAAGCGTCTCATTGATCGGCACCTGGATGACGCGCCTCGCAACAAGCTGGCTCGTCTATCGTCTCACCCACTCAGCCTTATTGCTCGGCCTGGTTAGCTTCGCTGGACAAATCCCAACGTTCCTGCTTGCGCCGTTCGCCGGCGTCTGGGTCGATCGCTGGAACCGACACCGCGTTCTCGTCGTCACGCAAGTCCTCGCAATGCTGCAATCGTTCGCGCTTGCCGCACTGGCATTGGCCAACATCATCACTGTCTGGGACGTCCTCTGGCTCAGCGTCTTCCAAGGCTTAATCAACGCCTTCGACATGCCCGCGCGCCAGGCATTCGTCGTGCAAATGGTTGAAGATCGCCGCGACCTCGGCAACGCCATCGCGCTCAATTCGTCGATGGTGAATATGGCACGCCTTATTGGCCCATCGGTCGCCGGCATGGTGATCGCGGCCGTGGGCGAAGGCTATTGTTTCCTGATCGACGGGATCAGCTATTTCGCTGTGATCGCGTCGTTACTGCTGATGAACATCACGGCGCTGCCAAAATCGCGCGCGGCACGCAGCACTTTTGCCGAACTACGCGATGGATGGAAGTACGTTTCCGGATTTCCTCCCATTCGCTCCATCCTCCTTCTATTAGGTTTGATCAGCCTTATGGGAATGCCCTACACAGTGCTCATGCCCATCTTCGCCGGCAAGATTCTCGGCGGCGGACCGCACACGCTGGGCTTCCTCATGGGAGCAGTGGGAGTCGGAGCCCTCACCGGCGCCTTCCGCCTCGCGGCCCGTCGTTCCGTTCTGGGACTCGGCCGGCTGACCGCCATCTCGGCAGCCGTGTTCGGCGCCGGACTAGTTGCGTTCTCGCGCTCGCCCTGGCTCTGGCTGTCGCTGATCTTGATGTTCGTCGTAGGCATCGGCATGATGCAGCAGATGGCCTCGAGCAATACCATCCTGCAGACAATCGTCGAAGAAGACAAACGCGGACGCGTGATGAGCTACTACGCCATGGCCTTCACCGGCATGGCCCCATTCGGCAGCCTTCTAGCAGGCACAGTAGCCAACCGCATCGGAGCACCCGACACGCTGCTCATCACTGGTGCCTGCTGCATCGCCGGATCAATCTGGTTCGCCCGCGAGCTGCCACTAATCCGTCGCCTGGTTCGTCCGATTTACCAGGAGTTAGGCATCCTTCCCGAAATGGCAACAGGCCTGCAGCAGGCATCGCAACAAGAGGAAGCGGCAGGATAGGAATCGGGTGATCGGGTGAAGACGTCAGTACCGCCCGCGGTAGCGGGTGGGTGTGCATGGGACTCACCCATCTGCTACCGCAGACGGTACTGACAATCGGTGACACGATAACCCGATCACCCGATCCGGTCAACCGATCTCTCAATAGCCACCAGCCTTGCCATCCATTACTCTGTTTCCCAATGCTCCACCTGGTGACGCACTTTCGCCGTGCGGTGTGGCGCGCTTTCGAGCACGATGCTTTCGCCACCGCGAAGGCCGGTGCTTATTCTTCGATTCTCACGCTCTTTCCTGCATTTCTCGTCCTCGCGTCGATCGTCGGTATGTCGCAGGACACGGTCGCTTTCACCCGCGAAATAGCCTATGCGATCGGAAGAGTTCTTCCTGCCGGCACCACTGCGCTTGCGCTCGCCTACTTCAACACCAGCAAGATTCGTCCGGTCCACGTCATCTTGTCGGCATCATTGGTCGCAGTCACCGCAGCCAGCGGTGTGATGGTTTCGTGGATGTCAGCATTTCGCCGCGCCTACGGAATCCAAGGCAATCCCTGGGGATTCTGGAAAGAACGCGCGATGGCCTTCCTGCTGATTCCCATCGCCGCATTTCCCATGGCGTTCGCGACGTTAATTGTTGGTTTCGGCAACCAGGTGCAGAACTGGCTCGCGTTGCACACGATTTACGAACTACGCGGCGCCGTGTTGTTGCTCTGGACGGCAGGACGATGGACTATTGGCATACTGACCAGCATCGCCGTCATCGCGCTTATCTATCACCTCGCAATTCCTCGCACTCAGTCATGGCGACGAGTATTGCCGGGAGCAGTCTTGGCGACCGTAATGTGGTTCGGGGCAACCCTTGGATTCGGATGGTATGTGACGAATTACGCGAATTACGCCGTGATCTACGGATCGCTGGCGGCAGTGATTGCTCTGTTGGTGTGGCTGTATCTGGTGTCGATCGTGGTGCTGATCGGCGCCGAGTTTAACGCATTAGTCTTCCCGAAAAGGGAAATGTAGCACGAGGCCACAGCCTGAATCTACGCTAGTGCAGCCGATCAATTCAGTCCCGCCGAATGGCGGGACGATTGAAAATAGCCCACCATGGAGCGAAGCGGAATGGTGGGTCTCAAGCAAAGGAGCCCGAGTCCGGCTTCCAGCCGGACGACTGAGAATCTCGTTAATTACGAAAACGCCCAGAGGTCGGATCAGGCATATTCATGGAAATATTTTGATCCGGGGGCTGGCAGCCTTTGCTGACCAACGACAGTGATTCTCAATCGTCCGGCTGGAAGCCGGACTCCAAAATGCTGGTCGCCTTACCCACCATTGCGCTTCGCTTCATGGTGGGCTATCCCAGCCGTCCCGCATTCGGCGGCACTGAATCGCCTATGCATGAAAACCTCGGCACCGGTTCGATTACCTGGCCTTCAGCATCCCTTCGACTCGCTTCAGATCCTCTTCCGTATCCACCCCCACCGTATCGAACGGCGTCTCTGCCAAATGAATCTGGATGCCATGATCGAGAAACCTCAACTGCTCCAAACGCTCAGAGCGTTCCAGTTCCGATTCGGGCCAGGAGCAGAACTTCTCCAGAGCCTCACGCCGGTAGGCATAGAAGCCGAGATGCTTGAACCGCTGCACCGTCCCGGAATTGTCGCGATCAAAGGGAATTGTCGCGCGTGTGAAGTAAAGCGCGCGACCAGCAAGATCCGTAACCACTTTCACCGCATTCGGATTAGTCACATCCGCTGCGGCGCAAGGCGTCTTGATGGTCGAGACCAGGACGCGAGAATCCTGCATCGGCTCCAGCAATGCCGAAATGTGCTCAGGCCGCGCCAGCGGCTCATCGCCCTGCACATTCACATAAACGTCGGCCGGAGTGCGTTCAGCAACCTCCCACACCCGGTCCGTGCCGCTGCGATGCGCAGAAGAAGTCATCTCCGCCCGCCATCCATGCTGTTTGCAAACGGCGAGCACTTCGTCTGAATCAGTGGCGACAATCACATCGGCAAGCTGCGGGCAACGCCGCGCCGCCTCGACCACATGGGCCAGCATAGGACGTCCAACAATGTCGCGCAGAACTTTGCGAGGGAGGCGGGTCGAAGCAAGTCGGGCAGGAATGATGGCGATGGCGTGCATAGGGCAGCTTCTAAGCTACTAAGCGAAGGCTCTCTTGTCATTCGGAACGCAGGCTCATCGCAGTTTCCGGCCGCAGCGTCGTAAACGCCCCGTACTATCGTCTGTGCCGCACCATCTTTGCCATCGTGGTAGAGCCCACGAGTGTCATAGCACTGCCGTGCTAAAAGAGAACCGAAAAACCATTCACGAGTGCTGCAACTACGGTACTTTAAAGGAGAATGTCTAAACGTCTTATCCTCCTTGGCTTGTTAGCGTGCGTAAACGTTGGTTGTGGGATATTTCCACAAAGAGTGACGATGGACGATCCCCGCATTCAGCCACTCCTAAAGGCAGCAGCAAAATTTGACCGAACTCGGTACGGCTTCACACCAATTCCAGCACGAGCGAAGGTTACTTGGGAGTCGAAGCCAGGAGCGGGGTATGACGCAATGTTACATATCTACTCAAGGACGTCCCGCACGATTGCTTTTCGCCGAGATGAAAACGGTTATCGCTGGATCGGCGAACAAGAAATTTTCGAAGGTCGCAAAGAATATATGAGCGCTGACGGAACCTTCAAAGAACAGATCTGTCTTAATTACGAGGTCGAACACATTTCTGGGTTCCCACTAAATACATTGAGCATTGTCTACTCAGGCGAAGACAAAAGACTAGCTGCCCGCAACGAACTAACGCTGTCGGATGTACTTCCCATTTTGAAAGAATGGGGATATTAGCCAGCCTAGGCTTTTTCTCCGGTTCTCGCCGCTTGCAACATCGTAAACGCTCCCGTGCTGATCGCCAGCGCAGCGCCGTCTTTGCCATCGTGATAAAGACCAACAGCGAAGAATACAAGCAGGATCGCCCACACATTCGTATGCACCGCATTGAGCACGCCGATCAGCGCGTTCAACACGCCGACCATCTCCTGAAATGCTTCGGAAAGCTTCGTCATCGCTGTGTCCTCCCAATCACGTAACCGGTCGCGCCGAAGATCGCTCCCCATTTGGCGATACGCTTCGTGCGCTGCCAAACATTGCCGCCTTTCGCGGATTTCCTCGCGGCTTCGAGCTCGACCTTCTGCCGCGAGATGATCTCCTGCTGATCCTTCGTCTGCTGCTGAAGCTGATCGCGTTTGATCGAGCATTCCTTGCAGCCGAGCGCATACTGCGCGAGATCGACCTGCTGGTCGCGGGTGAGCGTCGCGCTAGGAGCATCCGGTGAACCTTTTGCAGCATTGCCGGTCGGCTGAATGGGAGCGTGCATCGGCACCAGCTCGCGTATCACTTCAGGAGCACGCGCGGGTTGCGCGAGCAACTCCTTGCGCTCACGTTCAAGTTCCGCCAGACGCGAAGCAGCATCGTTCTGAGCGGCGGTAATGCGCTGCTCAATCTGACTGATATTCGATTTCTGCGTTTCGATTACGGCATCGCGTCGAGCGTCATCGCGAACGTGATCCCGCCATGCAGAGCCGACGACGAGCACGAGCACGCAAGCGATTGCCAAAAGCGAAAGATACACTTTGTGAATACTCATAAAGACGCACCTTGGTGGGAGAGCGAAAAACCTGACGCGGATTGCGCGGATGGGACGCGGATTCACGCGGAGTGTTGGAAAGCTAAGAAATCAACGATTTGTTGCTACCCCAATTGAAAGATCCCTGAAATCCGTGCGCGAAGCGTCCGTGTGATCCGCGTCGGGTTTTGCTGTTGCCTTTGCCGTTCAAGCTTGCGCTCGGGTCAGCCACCCGCGTAGATACTGCCGCGATGCTGGACGCGTCGCAGCGAGGTGCTGATAAAAGCCCTCGCAGTTCTCGCGGAGGCGAATCAGTAACAAAGCCGGATCGCATTCATTGACGGCAGTGAGCGTTCGTCGCCCGAGCACGCCATCTTCGTCGAGCTGAAATGTCGTGCTTGCGTTGAGTGCGCGTTGACACAGCACCATCGCCTGCCGCACCCCCATGTTCACTGCCATGTCGAGCATCTTGGTGGCAACCTGCTGATCGTTCATCTCGTCGCCGTGAATCGGATTCCAGTACTCGGAACGATAGATCTCCCGCGCAACCGACAAAGCTTCTTCGGCAGATTCGGTATAGAACTTATCTCCCAAATCGGGATGAAATCGCTCTGCGATGCCAAACCGAGTTAGTCCGCCCGAGTCCTCGGTAACGACTCCGCTCAAGTGGGGATCTTCGTTGCGCAGGACAAAGGCAAAAGCTTCGTCAAAGTTGGCCATGAAAACAAGCTCCTGAGCTGCTAAGCGGCTGAGCTTCTAAGCTGAAAGTGCCGTCTAGAAATGCTTCCTCTGCAGCTCCTGCTCAATCGCATCAAGCGTGCGCTGCATCTGTGCGAGTCGTTGATCGAGCATGCGATCGCGAACCTCCTGCTCCGGACGCGGTACAACGTCGCGATCGAAGCGCTGCTCCAGCTTGCCTTGATTCTTCTCGACATCGGCCATGCGTGCTGAGAGTGTAGCGAAGTTAGCGACCCATCCGCCGATGAGCACGAGCACGAGAAGCAGCGTGTGCGCGTTGGGCTTGGGCAAACGCGGAATTACAGAATTCTTCTTTAGACTCATTGATTGCTCCTGCGAAGACCGGGAAGAGCGAACACGAAGTTCACGAAGGCAACAGAAAGAGGTCACAAAGAATTTTTTCGTGACCTCAATGTGTTCCCTCCGTGACCTTCGTGTTCGCCGTTCCGGTGTCGGGTTTACTGCGGTTCGACTTCCACCGTCACATTCACTCCGCTCGCCTGCGTGGTGCAGCCGGAGGCGGTGTACTGCAACTGGATGGTGTCGCCGCTCGCAACAGAAAAGTTGGGATTGACGAGACTGGTATTGCCTGCGCCGTTGGCGAGCGTAGCTGCAGACGTATTCGAGCTCTGCGCCACGTCATGCACGAAGAACTGAATCGACGAAGTGCAACCGGCGGGCGCGCCGGTCGCGATTCCAAAGATGCTGACGATCTTCACCGGCGCGCTGTTGGTCCACTGCGCAAAGGTGATGCCGGTGTTGTTGGTAGTGCTGCTGAGATAAGCAGTCCAGGGGATACGTGGGTTCTTCGTCATATTGCCGTCGCCGTTGATGTTGAGCGACGGAACTGCAAGTCCGCTTCCACCGGTAAGCGTGAGCCCTTGTGCCGAAATGGGACCTTGGAAGGTCGCCCCACCGGTCGAATCGGTGCTCACCGGCGACGCGCCTGCAGCTCCGCCGACCGCGTCGTTGTAGCAGACGGTGTTGCTCGCTCCCGCGACCATCTGATCGGCGGCCACTGTCGCCAGCAGCTTTTCCGCTCCCGTGCTGGTCGATTCGTAGATCGCGTACTGCTGCGCTCCGGCGACGGGCACGGCGCAGGCCTGATTGACCGCGGAGCTCGAAAGGGAAGCTGCCTGGCTGGCGCAGCTCGTTTCCGATGATGCTGGCCCGACGATTCCTGCCACGACTCCGGCGAGCTTGTAAAAGTACGTCGTCGATCCCGAGCCGGAAAGCTTGCTGCAGGTCGGCGAAGTCGGCGAGCCGATGGAGTTAACGAGCAGCTCGCCGAAGATGCGGTTCTTGCCCAGCACCGTCGTGTTGTTGCATTCAATCGAGTCCGGATCTCCGCCGAAGTAGATCATGTCGGTATGGCAGCGCTGTCCTTGTCCGACGTTGAGCGTCCAGTCGCGCTTCACCCATTGCGAGTGGCGGAAGTCGGGATACGTGAGCTGCAGGTTCTTAAAATTCGTAATAGGCGGATCGGGGACGTTGGCGGAAACGTCCGGCCCGTTCTGAACCAGATTGGGACCATTCGCCGCTCCGGCAATATACCAGTTCATGTTCAGCGGCGCCGTTGTGGCAGGAAGAGTGCCGAGCACGTTGGGCATGATGTTCTGATCGCCTGCCAGAGAGATGTTCGGACCGAAGTTCATGCCGCTGAAGTCGATGATCGTGCCGCTCTTGATCGTGCTCGACGTCGCCTGCCAGTTGATCTGTCCGTGCAGGAAGATCGAAATGTTATCGACAGCCGAGGTCTGCGCATCCCCGCAGAGGAAGCGGTGCCCGGCCTCGGAGGTGTAGTGCTGCAGATCGAGCACAATTCCCAGGTTGGTCCCGCTGTAAGCTGTATCGCCGAGCACGATGTCGCAATCGGAAGCATTGGAAATATCGGCATCGCGCACGGCCATATTGGCGTTGGCCTTGATGCCAACCGCGCAGCCGTCACACATGTAGCGATCGAGCAGCAGCTCGGCGGACTGATTCGCGTACTGGTAGAAGCCGATATCCGCGCCGACGACCATGTTGTTCGTGAACATCATCTGGTCGTTGTTCGCATTCGGCTGATCGAAGAAGAAGCCGTACTGGAACTGCGCGCATTGATTCAGCGTAAACGATCCGGTGAAGCAAGCGTTGGCTTCAGGATCGCTGCCGTTTGCGCCGCCCGTGTACCAGGGACCAATGATGTTGTCGAGAAATCGGTTGTACTGATTGTTGTGGTTGGTCGTCGAGCCGCCCGGCTGCTGGAGTCGAATCGCAGCTCGCTGCTTGTTCCCTGAGACGCTGAAGATGTGAACGCCTTTCAGGCTGCTGAACTGCGCGCCGGCCATGTAGATGGCATCGGTCGGACTCGAGTAGTTCGTGTTTGCCAGAAAGAATCCGCAGCCTTGCTGTGCATTCGCCGAGCTGAGATTGCCCGGACCGGGCGAGACCAGATCAATGGCTTTGTTCACAATGTTGATCGGGCCGGAGGTCATGTAGAGCCGTCCGCAATAGACTGAAATGGGATTCAATCCTTCGTCCGTATTCGGCGCGAGCGCCTGCAGGGCGGAGTTGATGTTAGCCGTGTCGTCTGATCCGTAGAGCATCGAGAGGCTGCTCCCGGTCACGGAAGGCGCGATGTTCGTCGCGAGTACGATGGTGGTCGAGTTGGTCACGCTGGCGATCGTTCCGGCGAGCGCAAGAGACGGGCCAGAAGTGATCGTGATCGAGGGCGTACCTGTGCAGCCCGATCCACCATAAACGACAGTGATGGAAGAAACCGTGTTGGCTGTGGCGTAGTTCGATCCCGAGAGGTTGACCTTGAGTTCCGGATTGTAGGTACAGGTGAGGCCGCTCACTGTCGCCGTCGGACGAGTGAGATACCCGCTGCCGGCAGCAGTCACAGTTGGCGTAGTGAGTGCGCCGCCCGAAAGCGAAGTCGTCGCCGTTGCACCAGAGCCGTTTGCCCGAGCGCCGAAGAGCACGACCAGCTTTCCCACATCGGCGCTACCGAAGTTCGCGCCTGCGCACGAAACCGTGTAACTGGATGCAATCGCACTGCAGCCGGCGTTCAGATAAAACGCGTCGCCCTTGGCAAAGTGATCGAGGTTCAGCCAGGGCGAGATCGGAATCCAGCGCGTCTGCGGATAGTTCTGCACGAAGACGCCGCGCTGCTTATCGCTCACCGACTGAAAAGTTCCGTAAGCCGCGCTCGAACTCAAGGCCGAGTACGCCGAGCTGTCAAAGACATACGTCCCGCTGATGCTGCCGGTCACGCTGAGATTGCCGTTCACGGTGAAGTTGCCCGGCGTGCTGACCGCTCCCGGAGCCGTTACCAGTCCCGGATACTGCGGCGCGTACTGATCCAGATTGAAGCTCGCGCCGGAAAAAGAAACTTGGGTGTAGTGCAGCACAAGCTGTCCCGTGGCTGAATCGGTGACAGTCACGCGATAGTAGATGCCCTGCGGCTGCGTGTTCTGCGGATTGGGCACGAGCAGCGACGCCGACGATCCATTCGTGACCGGCACACAGAACGGACGCGCCAGCACCTGTCCTCCACCGCCAACCTGGAAGCTGATCGGAATGTCGTTCTGATCGGTGCCGAGAAAACACATGCTCCCCGCAGCCAGCTTCTGCTGGTTGAGATCGGTGAGGTTCGAGGCCGAAACGGTGGTCCAGTTCTGCGAGAAACAGGCAATTGGCAATAAGCAATAGGCAATAAGCGCAAGAATGCGTTTCATCGAAAGCTCTTTAGGTTTTAAGGTTTAGCTGAGTGCCGAATGCCGAGTGCTGAGTGCTGGTTTTGTGCTAGCTCGGCAGCTTCATGCAGTGGCCGACCACTGCAACGAGCCGATCGCATACATCCATCGTCGTATGTCCTGGCCGGACTCCATATCTCTGCAGCCTGATGGCATGATCGTCTGTGATCGGCTGATTGCGCGTCGCATCGGGCAGCGGCTCGACTCCTTCGCGTGCGAGAAACCGCTGCTCATGTCCGGGATCGGGAAACCGCGCCCAGCAGATCACGTCCCGCCCTGCGGGATCGATCTGGTGCGCGCAGGCATGAAACGGCTCTTTTGAGGCTGCTGCGTGAAAAACGCTGATGGGAAGAATGTAGTAGCCGGAAATCATGATTTCTCAACTGAGTGAAATCGCCTATACTCAGCAGCCATTCATCTGGAGTGTCTCGTCGTGCTACAGTTCGCACGTGAAACAAGTTTTGTTCGGTGCAGTCTTGCTTCTGCTAGCATCCACGACACCGCTTTGGTCAGACAATATTGATGCGGGTGCGCACTTCACAATTGGCAGCAATCGGAATCCATTCACCAATTCAAGTATTGCCGCCGGCATTTACTTAGACCCAGCATTGTTCTCGGTTTGGTTCCCCAAGCTGCCCAGCATTCGGACACAAACGTTCGACGTTGGTATTGGCTTTGACCGAGTCCAGCAGCGAAATGGAGTCACAGCAGACTTCCGTTGGCGCGTGCCAATACTCCGCTGCTACGGATGGGAGTTCCGGTGCGGTGGCAAGCGTTTCTGGCTTATGGGCATACCGTCGATTGGGAAGAGGTGGGGACAAGGCGGATTAGGAGGATTCGCAGCAGGGCAAGTGCAAGCCGTGTTCGACCTCTCCAAAGATCTGGCCTGTTGCCGACTGGCAGTTGGTTACCAGCACAGGTTCCCTTTCGATTCGGCTCTTCGCCACGACAACGCTTTTACGCTTGAGTTGCGGACGTTCATTGGATTTATCGACCGTGCCCGTTCGACACCCCGTCCCGGCACGTGATTGGCGAAAAATCGCAGTTACAGTCATCAGCCGATTCCAGGAACCAGGAGGTTCAGCCGCGCTCATTCGAGCCCTCAAAAGAAAACGCGCTCGCGGCCGCGAGTGTTAATCGTGTCCAATACCGAAATCCTTTGCCGATTGTCATCCTGAGCCCCTCTTCTGGGCGAAGGACCTCCCGGAATGCATTTAGTCTTGAACGCTCTGTCCTGGCTCCTTCACGAGAATCCGGCAGCGTTGGCCGAAGAGCCAGGAAAGAGCAATTAAGTCCCAGCCATTGCGGGAGGTTCTTCGGCCAAGAACGGGCCTCAGAATGACAGACCGTTAGGCGCGTGGAGCGAGGATTAAACCTTCCTCAAGCTCCCTCCCAATCCCGTAAACGTCGCCATTCCCGAATTGGGAGTTGTCACCGCAATCGCGCCATCGGACAATGGAATGCGATTCAATCCGCCCTGCGCGACTGCCGCTGCTTGCGATCGTGACGTGAGCGCGATCGCAGGCGAGCCTACTCCTCCACCAACAAACTGCACCGCATCAAGCCCCAGCGAATTCACGATCAGCGACTGATCAACATACGGATAGAAGTAGTACGTTGTATTCGCGCTCAATCCTGTCACAGCCAGCAATCCAAACTCCGCGTAGCTGGGCGTGCCGTCGT is drawn from Terriglobales bacterium and contains these coding sequences:
- a CDS encoding YihY/virulence factor BrkB family protein; the encoded protein is MLHLVTHFRRAVWRAFEHDAFATAKAGAYSSILTLFPAFLVLASIVGMSQDTVAFTREIAYAIGRVLPAGTTALALAYFNTSKIRPVHVILSASLVAVTAASGVMVSWMSAFRRAYGIQGNPWGFWKERAMAFLLIPIAAFPMAFATLIVGFGNQVQNWLALHTIYELRGAVLLLWTAGRWTIGILTSIAVIALIYHLAIPRTQSWRRVLPGAVLATVMWFGATLGFGWYVTNYANYAVIYGSLAAVIALLVWLYLVSIVVLIGAEFNALVFPKREM
- the rpoC gene encoding DNA-directed RNA polymerase subunit beta', translated to MYRSSPFDLGTAVTDFDSIRISLASPERIRSWSHGEVTKPETINYRTFKPERDGLFCARIFGPVTDWECLCGKYKRMKHRGVICDKCGVEVTLSKVRRERLGHIELASPCSHVWFFKGLPSRIGHLLDISLRELESVLYFESYVVLEPGDAPVKEGEVIKEENKFRELDQQFRATGFKAMMGAEAIKELLKRVNVDELSVELREHMKEETSLQKRLKYSKRLKVVEAFRKSGNKPQWMILDVLPVIPPELRPLVPLDGGRFATSDLNDLYRRVINRNNRLKKLMDLHAPEVIVRNEKRMLQEAVDALFDNGRRGRVLRGANNRPLKSLSDTLKGKQGRFRQNLLGKRVDYSGRSVIVVGPELKLHQCGLPKKMALELFKPFIYHRLEQTGQCTTIKQAKEMVEQQDPVVWDILEEVIKDHPVLLNRAPTLHRLGIQAFEPVLVEGKAIKIHPLVCTAFNADFDGDQMAVHIPLSPEAQVEASVLMLASHNILSPASGQPITVPTQDMVLGLYYLTKGRPGTKGEGRSFATVDDVLLALEAKEVETLSPIRLRYTGEVLDLMTAYDDQDLLHTEPTNYDRQYLNTTVGRVILNDALPKGMPYINGLLKKKGIGQLVNYAYLRFGLETTVKMLDGIKSLGFNYATRAGLSIGIDDMVIPEDKYTLVRDAEKQVINVQQQYLDGAITNGERYNKVIEIWSAITEKVADEMFDVLKQQDKAGAINPIYVMADSGARGSKQQIRQLSGMRGLMAKPSGEIIETPITANFREGLNVLQYFISTHGARKGLADTALKTADSGYLTRRLVDVAQDVIVSEQDCGTLDGIYVGSIVESGEIIEPMRDRIVGRVSLEKIKDYEGNVIVDVNGEITEELAGAIQAAGIERVKIRSVLTCESKRGVCIMCYGRNLASGRLVELGEAVGVIAAQSIGEPGTQLTMRTFHIGGTASRVSEQSRLEAKNVGAVRFINLQTVKSKSGDLVVMNRAGSIAVVDDRGREKERYSVVYGAKLKVGDGDHVQLGQVLVEWDPYTFAILTEIGGTVQFKDLQEGVTLHEEVDEVTGLSRHVVGESPDEKRQPAIAIKGGKTTRRYLMPSRAHLMVQDGDEVFPGDVLAKIPRETTKTKDITGGLPRVVELFEARKPRETAIISEIDGVVKFGEVLKGQRKIYVTADNGTEKEYSVPRGVHVNVQEGERMKAGEPLMDGPLNPHDILAVLGEKELQGYLVNEIQEVYRLQGVNISDKHIETIVRQMMRWVKVEDVGDTSFLLEQQIDKFRFREENERVIANGGRPATGRPLLLGITKASLSTDSFISAASFQETTRVLTEASIQGAVDHLRGLKENVIVGRLIPAGTGMEYYRNVRLSPELEQAAAKVQEEVSQAYAEAERALEIMRQEGEAEELAAE
- a CDS encoding MFS transporter produces the protein MPALSDQPKEKTLAFMLRALRHRNYRLFFGGQSVSLIGTWMTRLATSWLVYRLTHSALLLGLVSFAGQIPTFLLAPFAGVWVDRWNRHRVLVVTQVLAMLQSFALAALALANIITVWDVLWLSVFQGLINAFDMPARQAFVVQMVEDRRDLGNAIALNSSMVNMARLIGPSVAGMVIAAVGEGYCFLIDGISYFAVIASLLLMNITALPKSRAARSTFAELRDGWKYVSGFPPIRSILLLLGLISLMGMPYTVLMPIFAGKILGGGPHTLGFLMGAVGVGALTGAFRLAARRSVLGLGRLTAISAAVFGAGLVAFSRSPWLWLSLILMFVVGIGMMQQMASSNTILQTIVEEDKRGRVMSYYAMAFTGMAPFGSLLAGTVANRIGAPDTLLITGACCIAGSIWFARELPLIRRLVRPIYQELGILPEMATGLQQASQQEEAAG